The proteins below come from a single Limisphaera ngatamarikiensis genomic window:
- a CDS encoding ECF-type sigma factor, whose product MLRGVGRVTELLEALQKGDAGASEELLALVYQELRQMASQMMAREVPGHTLQATALVHEAWLRMVAGGQAGWSGRAHFFAAAAEAMRRILVEAARRRRAQKRGGGAEHVELEEGLAVEPGPSEEVLAVHEALDELAREDPVSAELVKLRYFGGLTMEEAASVLGLPLRTAERRWTYARAWLRRWMEVEG is encoded by the coding sequence ATGTTGCGCGGCGTGGGCAGGGTGACGGAGCTGTTGGAGGCGTTGCAGAAGGGTGACGCGGGTGCGTCGGAGGAGCTCCTGGCACTGGTGTATCAGGAGTTGCGGCAGATGGCGTCGCAGATGATGGCGCGGGAGGTGCCGGGGCACACATTGCAGGCGACGGCGCTGGTGCATGAGGCGTGGTTGCGGATGGTTGCCGGGGGGCAGGCGGGCTGGTCCGGTCGGGCGCATTTTTTCGCGGCGGCGGCGGAGGCGATGCGACGGATTCTGGTGGAGGCGGCCCGGCGACGACGGGCGCAGAAGCGGGGCGGGGGTGCCGAGCATGTGGAATTGGAAGAAGGTTTGGCGGTGGAGCCGGGGCCGTCGGAGGAGGTTTTGGCGGTGCACGAGGCGCTGGACGAGCTGGCGCGGGAGGATCCGGTTTCGGCGGAACTGGTGAAGCTGCGGTATTTCGGGGGATTGACGATGGAGGAGGCGGCCTCGGTACTGGGGCTGCCGCTGCGGACGGCGGAGCGGAGGTGGACCTATGCGCGGGCGTGGCTGCGCCGGTGGATGGAGGTCGAAGGCTGA
- a CDS encoding ferredoxin — MADKANKYPENVPGKYYVDNQCIDCDLCRETAPNNFRRNDEGGYSYVYKQPSTPEEEAQCKEAKEGCPVEAIGDDGDQP, encoded by the coding sequence ATGGCAGACAAAGCTAACAAGTATCCAGAGAACGTCCCGGGCAAATACTACGTGGACAACCAGTGCATCGATTGTGACCTGTGCCGCGAAACGGCACCCAACAATTTCCGCCGGAACGATGAGGGCGGCTATTCCTACGTCTACAAACAGCCCTCCACACCGGAGGAGGAAGCCCAATGCAAAGAAGCCAAGGAAGGGTGCCCTGTCGAAGCCATCGGCGACGACGGCGATCAGCCTTGA
- the prsR gene encoding PEP-CTERM-box response regulator transcription factor gives MKPSLLIVDDDEEIRSQLRWALADQYNVFSAGDRLLALELWHQHRFPVVLLDLGLPPRPADPDEGLATLTTLLEHDRTTKVIIVSGQGEKANALRAVSEGAYDFLTKPVDPEELSVILRRAFYLSDLERELRQLQELWGGEGFEGMVGACPAMEAVFQTIRRVAPSDAPVLILGESGTGKEMVARAIHRRSPRRDGPFVAINCGAIPENLLESELFGHERGAFTGAVAQRKGRFEMAEGGTLFLDELGELPLPLQVKLLRFLQDQTIERVGGRELIPVNTRVIAATNTDLQQALAAGRFREDLYYRVAVVVIHLPPLRDRGDDVILLARTFLRRFALEAKRSPAPQFSPAALRALQRHDWPGNVRELENRVRRAVIMAEGKAITPQDLELVDPGEGTIPRTLREIREAAERAAILSALRRHQWRIAPAAEELGVSRPTLYELMGRLGIQRPPTAD, from the coding sequence ATGAAGCCGAGCCTGCTCATCGTGGATGACGACGAGGAGATCCGCTCCCAGCTCCGCTGGGCGCTGGCGGATCAGTACAACGTCTTTTCCGCCGGCGACCGCCTGCTGGCGCTCGAGCTCTGGCATCAACACCGGTTCCCGGTCGTCCTGCTGGACCTTGGTCTGCCACCCCGCCCCGCCGACCCCGACGAAGGCCTGGCCACGTTGACCACGCTCCTCGAACATGACCGGACCACCAAGGTGATCATCGTCTCCGGCCAGGGCGAAAAGGCCAACGCACTCCGCGCCGTGTCCGAGGGCGCCTACGATTTCCTCACCAAACCGGTGGATCCGGAGGAATTGAGCGTCATCCTGCGCCGCGCCTTTTACCTCAGCGACCTTGAACGCGAACTGCGCCAGTTGCAGGAGCTATGGGGCGGCGAGGGGTTCGAAGGGATGGTGGGCGCCTGCCCCGCCATGGAGGCTGTGTTCCAAACCATCCGGCGTGTCGCCCCTTCCGACGCCCCGGTCCTCATCCTGGGTGAAAGTGGCACCGGCAAGGAAATGGTCGCCCGCGCCATCCACCGTCGCAGCCCCCGCCGGGACGGCCCGTTCGTCGCCATCAACTGCGGTGCCATTCCGGAAAACCTCCTGGAAAGTGAATTGTTCGGCCACGAACGGGGGGCCTTCACGGGTGCGGTCGCCCAGCGAAAAGGCCGATTTGAAATGGCCGAGGGTGGGACCCTCTTCCTCGACGAACTGGGCGAGCTGCCCCTGCCCCTCCAGGTCAAGCTCCTCCGCTTCCTTCAGGATCAAACCATCGAACGGGTCGGCGGTCGCGAACTCATCCCCGTCAACACCCGCGTCATCGCCGCCACCAACACCGACCTCCAACAAGCCCTGGCCGCGGGCCGCTTCCGCGAAGATCTCTATTACCGGGTCGCCGTCGTTGTCATCCACCTGCCCCCACTGCGCGATCGCGGCGACGACGTGATCCTCCTGGCACGCACGTTTCTCCGTCGATTCGCCCTCGAAGCCAAGAGATCCCCCGCACCCCAGTTCAGCCCTGCCGCCCTCCGGGCCCTCCAGCGGCATGATTGGCCCGGCAACGTGCGCGAACTGGAAAACCGTGTCCGTCGCGCCGTCATCATGGCCGAAGGCAAAGCCATCACACCCCAGGATCTGGAACTCGTGGACCCGGGCGAAGGAACCATCCCGCGCACCCTCCGGGAAATCCGCGAGGCCGCCGAACGGGCGGCCATCCTCAGTGCCCTGAGGCGCCATCAGTGGCGGATCGCACCCGCGGCCGAGGAACTGGGCGTCAGCCGCCCCACGCTGTATGAACTCATGGGCCGACTCGGCATTCAGCGCCCGCCCACCGCGGACTGA
- a CDS encoding WD40 repeat domain-containing serine/threonine protein kinase: MNERDAFLEALEQPTPEARAAYLEGIGRHNPTLRAAVETLLRHHKDDTFLETPALQRLAPSTPAAAPPSTPPTSGPVEQPGDRVGPYKLLEKIGEGGVGIVFLAEQQTPFRRRVALKILKPGMDTRAVIARFESERQALALMDHPNIARVLDAGTTPTGRPFFVLELVPGLRITDYCERHRLPIPDRLRLFLQVCAAIQHAHQKGILHRDIKPSNVLVTLHNGAPQAKVIDFGIAKALDQPLTNQTLHTELRSFLGTPAYMSPEQADLASHDLDTRTDIYSLGVLLYELLIGQTPFDEKELTTAGLDSLRRILREQEPPPPSRRFLSLPRDTQSTIAAQRRTDPHRLLHLLRGDLDWITLKALEKDRTRRYATAHDLARDIERHLAHEPVLARPPSTLYRLQKLIRRHRLVAATTTATAAALLIGFSLTLWQSREKSRAYERALQAEREQTRLRQEAETARREAEARAHIARLSAYAADMNLVQQALAANNLGRARELLDRHRPAPRTHAHPALTPDTASPDLRGWEWRHLWQLCQSDALFTLCQLPHEIESLAVSHDGRLLAIAPMGNQGLSLWDLHSRTEYLRLPPDIARPPFAFSLVGPILAFTAAKPGLPKPPREEPPTETSPATQTEQVRLWNWEQRTYQIALPIPGHLTSLAFSHDGQHLLTVADGVTFTIWNLVSGSPVTSFSIPWPREAGRPILGPRTAVTPDLRRAAQALGNGRVRVLDLEHQRVLWTARVAEENLVTVALSPDGRLLATAGGFVEATVRLWHTDSGRPVARLEGHRTYVRDLLFWPDGLTLASASGDQTIHLWDLTSLPAEAPSTQQPPGTHTAADSSTSEDPIPAAPIELRPRTTLRGHKLEVWALALCPDRATLVSGAKDGQVCVWDITA; encoded by the coding sequence ATGAACGAACGCGACGCCTTTCTCGAAGCACTCGAACAACCGACCCCGGAAGCCCGCGCCGCCTACCTGGAAGGCATCGGACGCCACAACCCAACCCTCCGCGCCGCCGTCGAAACCCTTCTGCGCCACCACAAGGACGACACCTTCCTCGAAACCCCGGCCCTCCAACGCCTCGCCCCTTCAACCCCGGCCGCTGCCCCGCCCTCAACCCCACCCACATCCGGCCCCGTGGAGCAGCCCGGCGACCGCGTCGGCCCCTACAAGCTCCTCGAAAAAATCGGTGAAGGCGGCGTCGGCATCGTCTTCCTGGCCGAACAACAAACCCCCTTCCGCCGCCGCGTCGCGCTCAAAATCCTCAAACCGGGCATGGACACCCGCGCCGTCATCGCCCGATTCGAGTCCGAACGACAGGCGCTGGCCCTCATGGACCATCCCAACATCGCACGTGTCCTGGACGCCGGCACCACCCCCACCGGCCGACCCTTCTTCGTCCTGGAACTCGTCCCCGGCCTGCGCATCACCGACTACTGTGAACGCCACCGGCTTCCCATCCCGGACCGGCTGCGCCTCTTCCTCCAGGTCTGCGCCGCCATCCAGCACGCCCACCAAAAAGGCATCCTCCACCGCGACATCAAACCCTCCAACGTCCTCGTCACCCTCCACAACGGCGCCCCCCAGGCCAAAGTCATCGACTTCGGCATCGCCAAAGCCCTCGATCAACCCCTCACCAACCAAACCCTCCACACCGAACTCCGATCCTTCCTCGGCACCCCGGCCTACATGAGCCCCGAACAAGCCGACCTCGCCAGTCACGACCTCGACACACGCACTGATATCTACAGCCTGGGCGTCCTCCTCTACGAACTCCTCATCGGTCAAACCCCATTCGATGAAAAAGAGCTCACTACCGCAGGTCTCGACAGCCTCCGCCGTATCCTCCGCGAGCAAGAGCCGCCCCCGCCCTCCCGCCGGTTCCTGTCCCTTCCCCGGGACACCCAATCCACCATCGCCGCCCAACGCCGAACCGACCCACACCGCCTCCTCCACCTCCTCCGGGGCGACCTCGACTGGATCACCCTCAAAGCCCTCGAAAAAGACCGCACCCGACGCTACGCCACAGCCCACGACCTCGCACGCGACATCGAGCGCCACCTCGCCCACGAACCGGTCCTCGCCCGACCCCCCAGCACACTCTACCGACTCCAAAAACTCATTCGGCGACACCGCCTCGTCGCCGCCACAACCACGGCCACCGCCGCCGCGCTGCTCATCGGATTCTCCCTCACCCTCTGGCAATCCCGCGAAAAAAGCCGCGCCTACGAACGGGCTCTCCAGGCCGAACGCGAACAAACCCGTCTCCGCCAGGAGGCCGAAACCGCCCGACGCGAAGCCGAAGCACGGGCCCACATCGCCCGACTCAGCGCCTACGCCGCAGACATGAACCTCGTCCAACAAGCCCTCGCCGCCAACAACCTCGGCCGCGCCCGTGAACTGCTCGACCGCCACCGTCCCGCCCCACGCACCCACGCCCACCCCGCCCTCACCCCCGATACCGCCAGCCCCGACCTCCGCGGCTGGGAATGGCGCCATCTCTGGCAACTCTGCCAGAGCGATGCACTCTTCACCCTCTGCCAGCTTCCCCACGAAATCGAATCCCTCGCGGTCTCCCACGACGGTCGCCTCCTCGCCATTGCCCCCATGGGCAACCAGGGCCTGAGCCTCTGGGACCTCCACAGCCGCACAGAATACCTCCGCCTCCCGCCGGACATTGCACGTCCGCCATTCGCGTTCTCGCTCGTCGGGCCCATCCTCGCCTTCACAGCAGCCAAACCCGGGCTCCCCAAACCCCCGCGCGAAGAGCCACCCACCGAAACGTCACCGGCCACGCAAACCGAGCAGGTCCGGCTCTGGAACTGGGAGCAACGCACCTACCAAATCGCCCTCCCCATTCCCGGACACCTCACCTCCCTGGCCTTCTCCCACGACGGCCAACACCTCCTCACCGTCGCCGACGGCGTCACCTTCACCATCTGGAACCTGGTCAGCGGATCCCCGGTCACCTCCTTCTCCATCCCGTGGCCGCGCGAGGCCGGCCGCCCCATCCTCGGACCCCGCACCGCCGTCACACCCGACCTGCGTCGCGCCGCCCAGGCTCTCGGGAACGGACGTGTCCGGGTGCTGGACCTCGAACACCAACGCGTCCTCTGGACCGCCCGCGTCGCCGAGGAAAACCTCGTCACCGTCGCGCTCTCGCCCGACGGTCGCCTCCTGGCCACCGCCGGCGGATTCGTCGAAGCCACGGTGCGACTCTGGCACACCGATTCCGGCCGGCCCGTCGCGCGCCTGGAAGGCCATCGAACCTACGTCCGCGACCTCCTCTTCTGGCCCGACGGCCTCACCCTCGCCTCCGCCAGCGGCGATCAGACCATCCACCTCTGGGACCTGACCTCACTCCCGGCCGAAGCCCCGTCCACACAACAACCACCCGGCACCCACACAGCCGCAGACTCGTCCACCTCCGAAGACCCCATCCCAGCCGCCCCCATCGAACTCCGACCCCGCACCACGCTGCGAGGCCATAAACTCGAAGTCTGGGCACTGGCACTCTGCCCCGACCGGGCCACACTCGTCAGCGGTGCCAAGGACGGTCAGGTCTGCGTCTGGGATATCACCGCCTGA
- the hpt gene encoding hypoxanthine phosphoribosyltransferase, with translation MEAVPRVKESGSGVRVPRVWRAEVERVLIPADGLARRVRALARQIQRDYEGRDLVMVALLNGTLVFLADLIRNLTLPLRLDFIGVSSYGGGTRPGRLTFTKELGLDVRGRDVLVVDDILDTGRTLRRVLERLERLGPRSLRVCVLLEKKARRQEPVRADYVGFEIPDVFVVGYGLDYAERYRHLPFVGVLRSDRPAGPEGTGATS, from the coding sequence ATGGAAGCGGTGCCGAGGGTCAAGGAATCGGGGTCGGGAGTCCGGGTGCCCCGGGTATGGCGTGCGGAGGTGGAGCGGGTGTTGATTCCTGCGGACGGGCTGGCGCGACGGGTGCGCGCGCTGGCGCGGCAGATCCAGCGGGATTACGAGGGGCGGGACCTGGTGATGGTGGCGTTGTTGAACGGGACGCTGGTTTTTCTGGCGGATCTGATCCGGAACCTGACGTTGCCGTTGCGGCTGGATTTCATTGGTGTATCGAGCTATGGGGGCGGCACGCGGCCGGGGCGCCTGACCTTCACGAAAGAGTTGGGGCTGGACGTGCGGGGTCGGGACGTGTTGGTGGTGGACGACATCCTGGACACGGGTCGGACGTTGAGGCGTGTGCTGGAACGGCTGGAACGGTTGGGGCCCCGAAGTTTGCGGGTGTGTGTGCTGTTGGAGAAGAAGGCGCGTCGTCAGGAACCGGTGCGGGCGGATTATGTGGGGTTTGAGATCCCGGACGTTTTTGTGGTGGGGTACGGTTTGGACTACGCGGAACGGTACCGGCATCTGCCGTTTGTTGGGGTGTTGCGGTCGGACCGTCCGGCGGGCCCGGAGGGGACCGGTGCGACTTCTTGA
- a CDS encoding competence/damage-inducible protein A — MAVRVELVQTGTELLTGARLNLHAQWLSERLTSMGYEVVRQTVVADAAGAICEAVAGALGRVRLVVVTGGLGPTSDDRTREEIAQLLGRRLVEDTQVLRRLEAFYAARNRVMPERARVQALVPEGAVVLENRWGTAPGLALEVSPEVRAGLGEGKGPVRAEGTGWLVLLPGPTREMRPMFEERVVPLLAKVLPVEEEWASVVLRTVGLPESVVEARVTAVLEGGGGSGVEVGYCAHAGEVDVRLVARGPGARERVGRAEHRVRLELGQAVYGAGEVTLEAVVLEMLRARAETVAVAESCTGGCVAHRLTNVPGASASFVAGWVTYSNESKVRGLGVTPAALAAHGAVSAEVAKQMAEGARRMAGSTHGLAITGIAGPTGGSAEKPVGTVFLAYAGPGGTEVERRFHPIDRVSFKEVTATYALDLLRRALLRGAGTD; from the coding sequence ATGGCCGTGAGGGTCGAGTTGGTTCAAACGGGGACGGAGCTGCTGACGGGTGCGCGGTTGAACTTGCACGCGCAGTGGTTGAGTGAGCGGCTGACGTCGATGGGTTATGAGGTTGTGCGGCAGACGGTGGTGGCGGATGCGGCCGGGGCGATTTGTGAGGCGGTGGCCGGTGCGCTGGGCCGGGTGCGATTGGTTGTGGTAACGGGCGGTTTGGGGCCCACTTCGGATGATCGGACACGGGAAGAGATTGCGCAGTTGCTGGGTCGGCGGTTGGTGGAGGATACGCAGGTCCTGCGGCGGTTGGAGGCGTTTTATGCGGCCCGGAACCGGGTGATGCCGGAGCGGGCCCGGGTACAGGCCCTGGTGCCGGAGGGGGCGGTTGTGCTGGAGAACCGGTGGGGCACGGCGCCGGGTTTGGCGCTGGAGGTGAGCCCGGAGGTTCGAGCCGGACTTGGAGAGGGCAAGGGACCGGTTCGTGCTGAGGGGACCGGCTGGCTGGTGTTGCTGCCGGGGCCGACGCGCGAGATGCGGCCGATGTTTGAGGAGCGGGTGGTGCCCCTTTTGGCGAAGGTGCTGCCGGTGGAGGAGGAATGGGCCAGTGTGGTGCTGCGGACGGTGGGGCTGCCGGAGTCGGTGGTGGAGGCGCGGGTGACTGCCGTGTTGGAGGGCGGAGGGGGCTCGGGAGTTGAGGTGGGCTATTGTGCGCATGCGGGTGAGGTGGACGTGCGGCTGGTGGCGCGTGGTCCGGGCGCACGGGAGCGAGTGGGTAGAGCCGAACACCGGGTGCGGTTGGAGCTGGGGCAGGCTGTGTACGGTGCGGGGGAGGTCACGCTGGAGGCGGTGGTGCTGGAGATGCTGCGGGCGCGGGCTGAAACCGTTGCGGTGGCGGAGTCCTGCACGGGCGGTTGCGTGGCGCATCGGTTGACCAACGTGCCGGGGGCATCTGCGTCGTTTGTGGCGGGTTGGGTGACGTATAGCAACGAGTCGAAGGTGCGGGGTCTGGGGGTGACCCCGGCGGCTTTGGCGGCTCATGGGGCGGTGAGCGCAGAGGTGGCAAAGCAGATGGCCGAGGGGGCGCGTCGAATGGCTGGTAGCACACATGGCCTGGCCATCACGGGCATTGCGGGACCGACCGGGGGTTCCGCCGAGAAACCGGTCGGAACGGTGTTCCTTGCGTATGCGGGCCCGGGTGGGACGGAGGTGGAACGGCGGTTCCACCCAATTGACCGGGTTTCGTTCAAGGAAGTGACGGCGACGTATGCGCTGGATTTGCTGCGGCGCGCGCTGTTGCGCGGCGCGGGCACGGATTGA
- the lepB gene encoding signal peptidase I, translating into MRRIRHHNPRDHQPALRGRWVWIALTTCLFLAALRLHWMPCLVTGRSMEPTLASGDWVLLDRHAYRHQPPQRGDIVVARVGRERLIKRIVGLPGETVEIRKGRLFVNDQPAPEPHPILSGPLDIAKGQLRPDHYALLGDNRTISDLLPLHLIVHRDQVLGKVIAVLPLGTFFKSARRHEPAPPGTHAAAT; encoded by the coding sequence GTGAGACGGATCCGCCACCACAACCCTCGGGACCATCAACCGGCTCTGCGGGGCCGGTGGGTCTGGATCGCCCTGACGACCTGCCTTTTCTTGGCGGCGTTGCGCCTGCATTGGATGCCCTGCCTCGTAACCGGCAGGAGCATGGAACCCACCCTCGCAAGCGGCGATTGGGTCCTGCTTGACCGACACGCCTACCGGCACCAGCCCCCTCAACGTGGCGACATCGTCGTGGCCCGCGTGGGACGGGAACGGCTCATCAAACGCATCGTCGGTCTGCCCGGCGAAACCGTCGAAATCCGCAAGGGCCGCCTGTTCGTCAACGACCAACCCGCACCCGAGCCCCATCCCATCCTCAGCGGACCGCTCGACATCGCCAAGGGCCAACTGCGTCCCGACCATTACGCCCTCCTCGGCGACAACCGCACGATCTCTGATCTCCTCCCCTTGCACCTGATCGTCCACCGCGACCAGGTCCTCGGCAAGGTCATCGCCGTACTGCCCCTGGGTACATTCTTCAAGTCCGCACGCCGTCACGAACCTGCCCCGCCAGGCACCCATGCCGCTGCCACCTGA
- a CDS encoding S1C family serine protease has translation MRRAWWPVVLVVVWSAAWSLWAARVGSPDVVVLRGGGEIRGRVLAEKRDSLVVDLGYTVLVVPRREVTFWRRGDGEGSVRAGDGVQGDVAGLDGVGRMEGGVGSGLAGGAGDRFYVVADGDLPLRNVRELAEEVGEAVVQVRTPAGLGSGFILNEEGYLLTNFHVIEGENDIRVEVFRRRGGQLERTLYRSVRIVALNKFFDLALLKVEEPGAGPFRYVRLGDSRRLTVGERVFAVGSPLGLERTVTEGIVSTKARELQGVLYLQTTAPINPGNSGGPLFDMRGLVVGVTNMKITFGEGLGFAIPVERVREFLDHREAFAYDNSNPNSPYRYLPAPRRAIEEPDRAARE, from the coding sequence ATGCGAAGGGCTTGGTGGCCAGTGGTGCTGGTGGTTGTGTGGAGTGCGGCGTGGAGCCTGTGGGCGGCGCGGGTGGGATCGCCGGATGTGGTGGTGTTGCGGGGAGGCGGGGAGATTCGTGGACGTGTCCTGGCCGAGAAGCGCGATTCGCTGGTGGTGGACCTGGGGTACACGGTTTTGGTGGTGCCGCGTCGGGAGGTGACGTTTTGGCGTCGGGGCGATGGCGAGGGGTCCGTGCGGGCGGGGGATGGTGTGCAAGGCGACGTGGCGGGGCTGGATGGGGTCGGGCGCATGGAGGGCGGTGTTGGGTCGGGTTTGGCGGGTGGGGCGGGGGATCGATTTTACGTGGTGGCGGATGGCGACCTGCCGTTGCGGAATGTGCGGGAGCTGGCGGAGGAGGTGGGCGAGGCGGTGGTGCAGGTTCGGACGCCTGCGGGTTTGGGTTCGGGGTTTATTTTGAACGAGGAGGGCTACCTGCTCACGAATTTTCACGTGATTGAGGGTGAGAACGATATTCGGGTTGAGGTGTTTCGGCGCCGGGGCGGACAGTTGGAACGGACGCTGTATCGGTCGGTGCGGATTGTCGCGTTGAACAAGTTTTTCGATCTTGCGTTGTTGAAGGTTGAGGAGCCGGGTGCGGGTCCGTTTCGGTATGTCCGCCTGGGTGACTCGCGGCGTCTGACGGTGGGCGAGCGGGTGTTTGCGGTGGGGAGTCCGCTGGGTTTGGAACGGACGGTGACCGAGGGGATCGTGAGCACGAAGGCGCGGGAGTTGCAGGGTGTGTTGTATCTGCAGACGACGGCACCGATCAATCCGGGCAACAGTGGTGGACCACTCTTCGACATGCGGGGTTTGGTGGTGGGGGTGACCAACATGAAGATCACGTTTGGAGAGGGGTTGGGGTTTGCGATTCCGGTGGAGCGAGTGAGGGAGTTTCTGGACCACCGGGAGGCCTTTGCCTACGACAACAGCAACCCGAACAGTCCCTATCGTTATCTGCCGGCGCCGCGGCGGGCGATTGAAGAGCCGGACCGTGCTGCGCGGGAGTGA
- a CDS encoding WD40 repeat domain-containing protein — protein sequence MTFSPDGRRLAIGSNGAEAVKLWDAESLQELITLPGEGSMFQSIAFSPDGRALAACNSQGKLHLWYAPTFDEIARIEAANP from the coding sequence GTGACTTTCTCGCCCGACGGCCGCCGCCTGGCCATCGGCAGCAACGGCGCCGAAGCCGTCAAACTCTGGGACGCCGAAAGTTTGCAGGAACTCATCACCCTGCCCGGAGAGGGTTCCATGTTCCAATCCATCGCCTTCTCCCCCGACGGCCGGGCCCTCGCCGCCTGCAACAGTCAGGGCAAACTTCATCTCTGGTACGCGCCCACGTTTGACGAAATTGCCCGAATCGAAGCCGCCAACCCCTGA